One Candidatus Saccharibacteria bacterium RAAC3_TM7_1 genomic region harbors:
- a CDS encoding transporter (RAAC3_TM7_1_247) → MDTVLLLTLLLFVALRVAMVAIVPPVPSKSRFELQRLAEIGDEWAKRRRRRLRFWKDIISLARLVDSLLLIAVLLIAITLFGWIVGVLVGVATLPVAGLLARTTLIQKRVRQVYRKAEAGLLGFIARHQKVLWWLRLPVPELLMPPLHSKAELEHLVETSHDAFTAEEKTTLLHSIRFTEKRVKDSMTLRPLIETVKKSEILGPLVLDGLHKTGHSCFPVTYGTIDQVVGVLYLADVLTIDTSRKHTALVETAMDKRVLYIHQDRSLVEALSILLEAHRHVLIVADDEGKTAGLLTLGDIIKALFGYRLTHQHYESNDQSAATDRR, encoded by the coding sequence ATGGATACGGTACTTCTGCTCACACTTTTGTTGTTTGTCGCCTTACGGGTAGCCATGGTGGCGATCGTGCCGCCGGTACCGAGTAAAAGTCGCTTTGAGCTTCAGCGCTTGGCCGAGATAGGCGATGAGTGGGCAAAACGTCGCCGCCGCCGGCTACGCTTTTGGAAAGACATCATCTCTCTGGCTCGTCTTGTTGATTCGCTGCTACTCATCGCGGTATTACTGATCGCAATTACTTTATTTGGCTGGATAGTTGGTGTCTTGGTAGGAGTAGCTACGTTGCCAGTTGCTGGACTCCTCGCTCGGACAACGCTTATACAAAAACGCGTTCGTCAAGTGTATCGTAAGGCGGAAGCAGGCCTATTGGGCTTTATAGCTCGGCATCAGAAAGTGCTGTGGTGGCTACGCCTTCCCGTACCCGAACTACTAATGCCGCCGCTTCACTCCAAGGCTGAGCTCGAACACCTAGTCGAGACATCGCATGATGCGTTTACGGCGGAGGAGAAGACGACGCTGCTCCACAGTATTCGCTTCACGGAAAAACGGGTAAAAGACTCAATGACGCTTCGTCCGCTAATCGAGACCGTCAAAAAAAGCGAAATCTTAGGTCCGCTGGTGCTTGACGGCCTCCATAAGACTGGCCATAGCTGTTTTCCTGTTACCTATGGCACTATTGACCAAGTCGTCGGTGTGCTGTATCTTGCCGATGTACTGACGATCGATACATCACGCAAGCACACCGCGCTCGTCGAAACGGCGATGGACAAGCGTGTACTGTATATCCATCAGGATAGATCGCTGGTTGAAGCGCTCAGTATTTTGCTGGAGGCGCACCGTCATGTGCTGATTGTGGCCGATGACGAGGGCAAAACGGCCGGTTTGTTGACGCTTGGTGACATCATCAAGGCGCTGTTTGGCTACCGATTGACACACCAGCACTACGAGTCTAACGACCAAAGCGCTGCGACCGATCGACGCTAG
- a CDS encoding Na+/H+ antiporter, NhaA family protein, nonfunctional (RAAC3_TM7_1_248), producing MSTKAWIIFVAVCVVLFGGLVVWSQKDRADVSKIDTSAIQPARDVSGNIGDHIFGNKDAKVVIIEYGDYQCPGCASLYPNMTTATEKYKDYIAFIFRNFPLTNAHPNARAAAAAAEAAGFEGKYWEMYSLLYENQDEWSGSSTSERASIFKRYAQTIGIDSSKFEETLTDKSSVINQKISFDQALGAKDKVDGTPTVYMNGKKMDSNNFPSAEKLEAAIKAELDAQGVKVADNNE from the coding sequence ATGAGCACGAAAGCGTGGATTATTTTCGTGGCAGTTTGCGTCGTGTTATTTGGTGGTTTAGTGGTTTGGTCACAAAAGGATCGGGCTGACGTCTCGAAGATCGATACGAGCGCCATTCAACCGGCTCGTGACGTCTCGGGCAACATCGGCGACCATATCTTTGGCAATAAAGACGCCAAAGTGGTGATTATCGAATACGGCGACTATCAGTGCCCTGGCTGTGCTTCCCTGTATCCCAATATGACGACAGCGACTGAAAAGTATAAAGACTACATCGCCTTTATTTTCCGTAATTTTCCCCTGACAAACGCACACCCGAATGCTCGTGCTGCTGCAGCTGCTGCCGAAGCCGCCGGTTTCGAGGGTAAATACTGGGAGATGTACAGCCTGCTCTACGAAAACCAGGATGAGTGGTCGGGTAGCTCCACCTCAGAGCGCGCTTCGATATTCAAGCGCTATGCACAAACCATTGGTATCGATAGTAGCAAGTTCGAGGAAACACTCACCGATAAGAGTAGTGTCATCAACCAAAAGATCAGCTTCGACCAAGCGCTTGGCGCCAAAGATAAGGTAGATGGTACGCCAACTGTCTATATGAACGGCAAGAAGATGGACAGCAACAACTTCCCGAGCGCCGAAAAGCTGGAAGCTGCCATCAAGGCAGAACTCGATGCCCAAGGAGTCAAGGTAGCCGATAACAACGAGTAG
- a CDS encoding CorA-like protein (RAAC3_TM7_1_249), whose product MPIAIDFAPSRSKKIAVDVVPAEWQKYIEQ is encoded by the coding sequence ATGCCAATCGCAATCGATTTTGCCCCCTCGCGGAGCAAAAAGATCGCAGTGGATGTGGTGCCTGCCGAATGGCAAAAGTATATTGAGCAGTAA
- a CDS encoding hypothetical protein (RAAC3_TM7_1_250), whose protein sequence is MLAYYAKRSPGEDFERITTPLKSGVWVDGSNLSDQEINSLIATYELNANIVYDVRDKGELPRLEFSGSDLYVFLRTPRLAKSGRVSALPLLCVLHDGFFLTLSIGETLEPETVALSTLPITTGHTQTLLLGVMAASVAKFEEMLQHTSRSIADTANRLKTHEITNHDFIHFVTVESNLNLCRMNLEAILVVTRRLHENSHDTFVAGSLEALDDIALHIQQLLVSIESYAQSVASIRNAYSTVANNTLNQRMKTLTVITVLITLPNVFFGMYGMNVSLPYAHESWGYGVIIGTAIVMTVLVYVIAKRLKIF, encoded by the coding sequence ATGTTAGCGTATTATGCCAAGCGCTCACCGGGTGAGGATTTTGAACGAATCACGACGCCATTAAAAAGCGGGGTGTGGGTCGACGGGTCAAATTTGAGTGATCAGGAAATAAATTCACTCATCGCGACTTACGAACTGAACGCCAATATCGTCTATGACGTACGCGATAAAGGGGAGTTACCGCGACTCGAGTTTTCCGGCTCTGATCTTTATGTCTTTCTTCGTACACCGCGTCTTGCCAAATCAGGGCGGGTGAGTGCTTTGCCACTGCTCTGTGTGCTGCACGATGGTTTCTTTTTGACACTTTCTATCGGTGAGACCCTGGAGCCAGAAACGGTTGCGCTCTCGACACTACCGATCACAACTGGCCATACCCAGACCTTGCTGCTAGGGGTGATGGCTGCTAGTGTTGCAAAGTTTGAGGAGATGCTACAACATACCTCGCGCAGTATTGCTGATACCGCCAACCGTCTCAAGACACACGAGATTACCAACCATGATTTTATCCACTTCGTGACCGTAGAGTCTAACTTAAATCTGTGTCGTATGAACCTGGAGGCAATCCTAGTGGTGACGCGTCGGTTGCATGAAAACAGTCACGACACTTTTGTGGCGGGTAGTCTGGAGGCACTCGATGATATTGCGCTGCATATCCAGCAGCTACTCGTTTCAATCGAAAGCTACGCCCAGAGCGTCGCCAGTATCCGTAACGCCTACAGTACGGTGGCAAACAATACCTTAAACCAACGCATGAAAACCCTGACGGTCATTACGGTATTGATTACCTTACCAAATGTTTTCTTTGGTATGTATGGCATGAACGTTAGCTTGCCGTATGCGCATGAATCGTGGGGCTATGGGGTGATTATTGGAACAGCGATCGTCATGACCGTACTGGTGTATGTTATCGCTAAACGACTAAAAATCTTTTAA
- a CDS encoding Drug resistance transporter, EmrB/QacA subfamily (RAAC3_TM7_1_251), with protein sequence MHHHLSLRGKLIIMLSVMASLFLVALDQTIVATALGKIVEDFNAFDQLSWIVTAYLLTTTVTVPIAGKLSDLFGRRTILLIGVAIFGLGSFLSGAAPDITALILARAVQGIGGGIITANAFTIVGDLFAARERGKWQGLIGAVFGISSVIGPLLGGWLTDGQPLFGLTTDWRWTFFINVPVALAAFALIAIFSPSLRHEAKPKIDYIGAALLTVALATLVLAVDNTEQIFGSLMDQFSLSLTGMRVIMGAIVALSAGLFIYFERKADQPILPLRFFENKNFVLVMAIATLFGAGFMGSIIYLTQFNQQVFGASPTDSGLMLLPMVGGIMVASIGSGQIISRIGRYKIFMQVGIVIATAMIALLATLTPESPYWHEAIMMALVGFGLGFVMPVMNVAVQNEFEQRDLGAATSSIQLFRGLGSTIGIALFGAMLTSGIALHLTNVQNDPYVKMIAQNSEAKEIGDFSNANTLLTLNTPDVKDKITDGFNEGVANMPAPAKTQAEKAFHKNQDEYASRVTHAFSKSLRSIFVTSAILMLIAAVLVFMLKERELKKALPTATPGEA encoded by the coding sequence ATGCATCACCACCTCAGCCTTCGCGGCAAGCTGATTATTATGCTTTCGGTCATGGCCAGCCTGTTTTTGGTGGCGCTCGACCAGACCATTGTCGCTACCGCACTCGGCAAAATCGTCGAGGATTTTAACGCTTTTGATCAGCTGAGCTGGATCGTCACAGCGTATCTGCTAACGACGACGGTGACGGTGCCGATCGCTGGTAAATTATCCGACTTGTTTGGCCGTCGTACCATTCTGCTAATTGGTGTAGCGATCTTTGGTCTCGGCTCGTTCTTAAGCGGCGCCGCGCCCGATATTACGGCACTTATTCTGGCTCGCGCTGTCCAGGGTATTGGTGGCGGTATCATTACGGCCAATGCCTTTACGATCGTCGGCGACTTGTTTGCAGCGCGTGAGCGCGGTAAATGGCAGGGATTGATCGGAGCAGTTTTTGGTATCTCATCGGTCATCGGGCCACTACTGGGCGGCTGGTTGACCGACGGCCAGCCGCTGTTTGGTCTGACGACTGATTGGCGCTGGACGTTCTTTATCAACGTACCAGTAGCACTAGCCGCTTTTGCATTGATCGCCATCTTTAGCCCGAGCCTGAGGCATGAGGCAAAGCCAAAAATCGACTATATTGGTGCCGCGCTACTGACGGTCGCGCTGGCCACACTGGTGCTTGCGGTTGATAACACCGAGCAGATATTCGGCAGCCTGATGGATCAGTTCAGCCTATCGCTCACCGGTATGCGCGTCATCATGGGGGCGATCGTAGCACTCAGTGCTGGACTATTTATCTACTTTGAGCGAAAGGCCGACCAGCCGATCCTGCCGCTTCGTTTTTTTGAGAATAAAAACTTCGTACTTGTCATGGCGATTGCTACACTGTTTGGCGCCGGCTTCATGGGTTCGATCATCTATTTGACGCAGTTTAACCAGCAGGTTTTTGGCGCCTCGCCGACTGATTCTGGCCTGATGTTGCTACCGATGGTCGGCGGTATCATGGTGGCTAGTATCGGCTCGGGGCAGATCATTTCCCGGATTGGCCGCTACAAGATATTCATGCAGGTTGGTATCGTCATCGCCACGGCGATGATCGCTCTTCTAGCGACGCTGACACCGGAGTCGCCCTACTGGCACGAAGCAATCATGATGGCGCTGGTCGGCTTTGGGCTTGGGTTTGTTATGCCGGTCATGAATGTGGCGGTACAAAATGAGTTTGAGCAGCGGGACCTTGGTGCCGCGACCAGCTCAATCCAGCTCTTCAGAGGCCTCGGCTCGACGATCGGTATCGCGCTGTTTGGCGCTATGCTGACTAGTGGTATCGCGCTGCATCTAACGAACGTACAGAATGACCCGTACGTTAAGATGATTGCTCAGAATTCCGAGGCGAAAGAGATCGGCGACTTTAGTAATGCCAATACACTTCTGACACTCAACACGCCCGACGTCAAAGATAAAATCACGGACGGGTTTAACGAAGGCGTTGCCAACATGCCAGCGCCAGCTAAAACACAGGCTGAAAAGGCCTTTCATAAAAACCAAGACGAGTACGCTAGTAGGGTTACGCATGCCTTTAGTAAGTCACTCCGCTCAATCTTTGTGACATCGGCTATCCTGATGCTCATCGCCGCTGTACTGGTCTTTATGCTGAAGGAACGTGAACTCAAAAAAGCGCTTCCGACCGCCACCCCCGGCGAAGCATAG
- a CDS encoding Transcriptional regulator, AbrB family (RAAC3_TM7_1_252): MGNPLHDRKLYGTATVGTKGQIVIPSDAREELNIQPGDRLYVVCGMDGAGLVLIKEEKLAEMIDKITAHAEAFRSLQRQTNDNKQ; the protein is encoded by the coding sequence ATGGGAAATCCGCTCCACGATAGAAAACTTTATGGCACCGCGACCGTTGGTACAAAAGGACAGATTGTTATTCCTTCCGATGCACGCGAGGAGCTCAATATCCAGCCGGGCGACCGGTTGTATGTGGTGTGCGGTATGGACGGCGCGGGCCTTGTGCTTATCAAAGAGGAAAAACTGGCCGAGATGATCGATAAGATCACCGCTCATGCCGAAGCCTTTCGCTCTCTCCAGCGACAAACCAACGATAACAAACAGTAA
- a CDS encoding hypothetical protein (RAAC3_TM7_1_253), with product MNPIVWTELISVVAILCIIALTIGNIVASSGWQKVGWLVAGLLSATVITILALGARSQW from the coding sequence ATGAACCCGATTGTGTGGACAGAGTTGATCTCTGTCGTTGCCATCCTCTGCATCATCGCACTGACGATCGGCAATATTGTCGCTAGCTCGGGGTGGCAAAAAGTCGGCTGGCTTGTTGCTGGCCTGCTCAGCGCCACTGTCATCACTATCCTTGCCCTCGGGGCACGGTCGCAGTGGTAG
- a CDS encoding putative phosphoketolase (RAAC3_TM7_1_254): MEPYSGPLNSDELYTIDAYWRAANYISVGQIYLRDNPLLKEPLQLEHIKKMLLGHWGTTPGQNFIYAHLNRAIREYDLDMIYLSGPGHGGPALVGNVYLEGTFSEYYPRVEQNEAGLRKLFQMFSYPGGLSSHVSPQVPGSIHEGGELGYSLSHAFGAVFDHPDLIAACVVGDGEAETGPLATAWHSNKFLNPQTDGAVLPILHLNGYKISNPTLLARIEPEELEQLLRGYGWTPYFVEGDEPEYMHQRMAEIVDTAITEIKQIQQRAREDDDLTRPRWPMIVLRSPKGWTGPKQIDGKQIEGNFRSHQVPLLVDASHSENVELLEAWLKSYRPEELFDENGRLLPALAALAPSGKKRMGASEYANGGTLLRELYLPDFREYAIEVKERSECSDGNMHVLGPYLRDVVRYNQEHHNFRIFAPDETISNRLEAVFEATNRQWDARTKTHDEFLAPSGAVLDAMLSEHQAEGWLEGYLLTGRHGIIHSYEAFIRIVDSMVNQHAKWLKMCSELPWRHDIASLNYLLTSHVWRQDHNGFTHQDPGFIDHLLNKKASVARIYLPPDANSLLSVMDHCLKSRNYINLTITGKHDGPQWLSMEEAIDHCTEGVGVWQWASNDEGVEPDVVMACAGDVPTLETLAAASILRQYLPDLKVRVVNVVDLMRLQPDTEHPHGLSDPDYDTLFTKDKEIIFAFHGYPWVVHRLTYRRTNRKLHVRGYKEEGTITTAFDMTVRNDLDRFHLVMDVIERLGLEDDKARGLKELMEKKLVEHSYYITEHGEDMPEVVDWRWPAANNT; encoded by the coding sequence GTGGAACCATACAGTGGTCCATTAAACAGTGACGAACTCTACACAATTGATGCCTATTGGCGGGCAGCAAACTATATTTCGGTCGGCCAGATTTATCTGCGCGACAACCCGCTCTTAAAGGAGCCACTACAGCTTGAACACATCAAAAAGATGTTGCTTGGCCACTGGGGTACGACACCAGGGCAAAACTTTATCTATGCTCATCTCAACCGTGCCATTCGTGAGTATGATCTCGATATGATCTACCTGTCCGGCCCCGGACACGGCGGTCCGGCATTGGTCGGAAACGTTTATCTAGAGGGGACGTTCAGCGAATATTATCCGCGGGTGGAGCAAAACGAAGCGGGGCTTAGGAAGTTGTTTCAGATGTTTTCCTATCCAGGCGGGCTATCGAGTCATGTTTCGCCACAGGTTCCTGGCTCGATCCACGAAGGTGGTGAACTCGGCTACAGTTTGAGCCATGCCTTTGGAGCGGTCTTTGATCACCCCGACCTGATCGCTGCTTGTGTGGTAGGTGACGGCGAAGCCGAAACTGGTCCACTTGCGACTGCCTGGCACTCCAATAAGTTCCTCAACCCCCAGACCGATGGAGCGGTACTGCCGATTCTCCACCTCAATGGTTATAAGATCAGTAACCCGACGCTGCTGGCTCGTATTGAGCCAGAAGAGCTTGAACAGTTACTGCGTGGCTACGGCTGGACACCGTATTTCGTTGAAGGCGACGAACCCGAATATATGCATCAGCGGATGGCAGAGATAGTTGATACGGCTATTACCGAAATCAAACAGATCCAGCAGCGCGCGCGTGAGGATGACGATCTGACTCGGCCGCGTTGGCCAATGATTGTGCTGCGGTCGCCGAAGGGCTGGACGGGGCCAAAACAGATCGATGGCAAGCAGATCGAAGGTAATTTCCGCTCGCACCAAGTACCGCTTCTCGTTGATGCGTCTCATTCGGAAAACGTTGAGCTCCTTGAAGCGTGGCTAAAAAGTTATCGACCGGAAGAACTGTTTGACGAAAACGGACGGTTGCTACCAGCCCTTGCCGCATTGGCGCCGAGCGGTAAAAAACGCATGGGAGCGAGTGAGTATGCTAATGGTGGCACCCTGCTGCGTGAGCTGTATCTACCCGATTTCAGAGAGTACGCCATCGAAGTGAAAGAGCGCAGTGAATGCAGTGATGGCAATATGCACGTACTAGGGCCGTACCTGCGCGATGTTGTGCGTTACAACCAAGAACATCACAATTTCCGGATTTTTGCTCCTGATGAAACCATATCGAACCGACTTGAGGCCGTCTTTGAGGCAACCAATCGCCAGTGGGACGCGCGCACAAAAACACATGACGAATTCCTAGCGCCGAGCGGTGCAGTGCTCGACGCAATGCTCAGCGAGCACCAAGCCGAGGGCTGGCTGGAAGGCTATCTGCTAACCGGCCGACACGGTATTATCCATAGCTACGAAGCATTCATTCGGATTGTTGACTCAATGGTTAACCAGCACGCCAAGTGGCTGAAGATGTGCTCGGAGCTGCCGTGGCGGCACGACATTGCCTCGCTCAATTATCTGCTGACTTCGCATGTCTGGCGCCAGGATCACAACGGATTTACCCACCAGGATCCGGGCTTCATTGACCACTTGCTCAACAAAAAAGCCTCGGTAGCACGTATTTACCTGCCGCCGGATGCGAATAGTCTGTTGTCGGTGATGGACCATTGTCTAAAGAGTCGCAACTACATCAATCTGACGATTACCGGCAAGCACGACGGACCGCAGTGGCTCAGTATGGAAGAAGCAATCGACCATTGTACCGAAGGTGTTGGTGTCTGGCAGTGGGCGAGTAATGACGAAGGAGTTGAACCTGATGTTGTCATGGCCTGCGCTGGTGACGTGCCGACGCTTGAAACGTTGGCAGCAGCTTCTATTCTGCGCCAGTATTTACCTGACTTAAAAGTCCGTGTCGTCAATGTCGTCGACCTGATGCGTCTACAGCCCGACACCGAACATCCACACGGTCTGAGCGACCCGGATTACGACACATTGTTTACGAAGGATAAAGAGATTATCTTTGCCTTTCACGGCTACCCATGGGTCGTACACCGGTTGACGTACCGCCGTACTAATCGCAAGCTTCATGTGCGTGGTTACAAGGAAGAGGGAACGATCACGACGGCTTTTGACATGACGGTACGTAACGACCTCGATCGTTTCCACTTGGTGATGGACGTGATCGAGCGGCTCGGACTAGAAGACGATAAGGCTCGGGGTCTCAAGGAACTGATGGAGAAAAAACTGGTCGAGCACAGCTACTACATCACAGAACATGGCGAAGACATGCCCGAAGTTGTCGACTGGCGCTGGCCTGCAGCCAACAATACCTAG
- a CDS encoding hypothetical protein (RAAC3_TM7_1_255), with translation MLDTTSVDPTQITDQLTQQFAGILMLVIIVSLVLTAIILTLWIVSLVRKWQMQKAISEMRDILREINERQKQQTPLHDKPVVLKEERLP, from the coding sequence ATGCTAGATACAACTTCTGTCGATCCAACGCAGATTACCGATCAGTTGACGCAGCAATTCGCTGGTATCTTGATGCTCGTAATAATCGTTTCGCTCGTTTTAACCGCCATTATTTTGACCCTTTGGATTGTTAGCCTGGTGCGCAAATGGCAGATGCAAAAAGCCATCTCGGAGATGCGCGATATCCTGCGCGAAATAAACGAGCGACAAAAGCAGCAAACGCCGCTTCATGATAAACCGGTGGTCTTAAAAGAAGAGCGCTTGCCCTAG
- a CDS encoding hypothetical protein (RAAC3_TM7_1_256) produces MSSLSSRIIIDVREPFEYAGGHVKGALNIPPARLMAGAKELTSVPKDTQIILYCKSGSRSNVSMHFLRQMGFTNLVNGINKDQVNARYL; encoded by the coding sequence ATGAGTAGCCTATCCTCACGTATTATCATTGACGTTCGCGAGCCGTTTGAATATGCCGGCGGGCACGTCAAAGGGGCATTGAACATCCCCCCAGCACGTCTGATGGCTGGGGCCAAAGAGCTCACGAGCGTGCCAAAAGATACCCAAATCATCCTTTACTGCAAGTCTGGTAGCCGTTCAAATGTCTCGATGCACTTTCTGCGCCAGATGGGTTTTACCAATCTGGTAAATGGCATCAATAAAGACCAAGTAAACGCACGCTACCTATAG
- a CDS encoding hypothetical protein (RAAC3_TM7_1_257), protein MNTVAPSRQTKYCQAIETILAGRGHATNAELLRELRESFPGLSATTVHRATARLAGRGQIALAPPAPDGSLRYDHVTKPHDHFMCSACGALRDTDVMHDITPLLEARIGNCRISGRLTIMGTCQQCMKGELA, encoded by the coding sequence ATGAATACAGTCGCTCCGTCACGTCAGACAAAATACTGCCAAGCGATCGAGACGATCCTCGCTGGGCGTGGCCATGCTACTAATGCTGAATTGCTACGCGAACTACGCGAGAGCTTCCCCGGCCTAAGTGCCACAACGGTTCACCGAGCTACCGCGCGACTGGCTGGCCGTGGACAAATTGCTCTTGCGCCACCGGCTCCGGACGGGTCACTTCGCTACGACCACGTAACCAAACCTCATGATCATTTTATGTGCTCGGCATGCGGCGCTCTGCGTGACACCGATGTGATGCACGATATCACCCCATTGCTCGAAGCCCGTATCGGTAATTGCCGAATCTCGGGTCGCCTCACCATCATGGGCACCTGCCAACAATGCATGAAAGGAGAACTTGCATGA
- a CDS encoding Glutaredoxin-like protein, YruB family (RAAC3_TM7_1_258), which yields MTKITIYTTRTCPFCVQLERWLDTQGIEYTDYKVDTNPIAAQNMVRLSGQMGVPFSTIEFDDGRMETVLGFDRQRFSTLLAKS from the coding sequence ATGACAAAAATAACCATTTATACCACCCGAACCTGTCCGTTTTGCGTCCAGCTTGAAAGATGGCTCGACACACAAGGAATCGAGTATACCGACTATAAAGTTGACACTAATCCAATTGCTGCCCAAAATATGGTTCGCCTGAGCGGCCAGATGGGCGTACCGTTTAGCACCATCGAATTTGACGATGGTCGTATGGAAACCGTGCTCGGCTTTGACCGCCAGCGATTCAGCACGCTACTCGCAAAGAGCTAA
- a CDS encoding hypothetical protein (RAAC3_TM7_1_259), translating to MVEKSKTVKVINNSGGAGGFVLFVAFIGALVYFVEQADGFWQVILAFLQAIVWPAFVLYHVLQVLGA from the coding sequence ATGGTAGAAAAAAGCAAAACAGTAAAAGTTATCAACAATTCCGGCGGCGCGGGCGGCTTCGTGCTGTTTGTCGCTTTTATCGGTGCACTCGTCTACTTCGTGGAACAGGCGGATGGCTTCTGGCAGGTCATTCTAGCGTTTTTACAGGCAATTGTCTGGCCGGCATTTGTTCTCTACCACGTACTGCAAGTTCTTGGCGCTTAG
- a CDS encoding hypothetical protein (RAAC3_TM7_1_260): MNVRYLTNNLITAFLVLVEVFLGLRLLLKLFGANASNGFVNWVYEMSGALLEPFRNIFPIKVFENTYVFEFSTLFAMVMYGVVALLLVGLLDAVAGPTVRKIKK; encoded by the coding sequence ATGAATGTACGCTATCTTACAAACAATTTAATCACCGCCTTTCTGGTATTGGTCGAGGTGTTCCTAGGGTTGCGTTTGCTGCTGAAGCTCTTTGGCGCTAATGCCAGCAACGGATTCGTGAACTGGGTATATGAAATGAGTGGCGCTTTGCTCGAGCCGTTTCGCAATATTTTCCCAATCAAAGTGTTTGAAAACACCTATGTTTTTGAGTTCTCGACTTTGTTTGCCATGGTAATGTATGGTGTCGTCGCCTTGCTGCTTGTCGGCTTGCTCGATGCTGTCGCCGGACCGACTGTTCGAAAGATCAAAAAATAA
- a CDS encoding hypothetical protein (RAAC3_TM7_1_261) gives MKSQKGFVHVVLIIGLVIALVGALGFIYWQNFIREDLTSGKAETTQKSENATDLYAGWRSYASEGNGYSLKYPQTWSVVLPPDGDVVGVRNFDPTMKSDTEKDAGTNYPKGYKNIAIYTYANDDASDVNFRNMTGGLTTTEFYNKLGNSNVSTGALSYEPTDVRAITVNGMAAKSAKAIYTETDEDIYVLKNGTLYELSIYPYGGSSDKTIKAILDSFVIE, from the coding sequence ATGAAATCACAAAAAGGTTTTGTGCACGTAGTACTTATTATCGGACTAGTAATTGCTTTGGTTGGAGCGCTTGGTTTCATCTACTGGCAGAATTTTATTCGTGAAGACTTAACCTCTGGTAAAGCCGAAACAACACAAAAGTCTGAAAACGCTACGGATCTATATGCCGGATGGCGATCATACGCCAGCGAAGGTAATGGGTATAGCTTAAAGTACCCACAGACTTGGTCGGTAGTGCTGCCACCAGATGGTGATGTGGTGGGTGTTCGCAACTTTGATCCTACTATGAAGTCGGATACAGAAAAAGATGCCGGGACAAATTACCCGAAAGGTTATAAGAATATTGCGATTTATACTTATGCGAATGACGATGCAAGTGACGTGAACTTTCGCAATATGACCGGTGGTCTTACCACGACTGAATTTTATAATAAATTAGGCAATAGTAACGTTAGTACCGGTGCTCTATCCTACGAGCCAACCGACGTACGAGCAATCACAGTAAATGGCATGGCAGCAAAAAGTGCCAAAGCTATCTATACTGAAACAGACGAAGATATCTATGTACTTAAAAATGGGACGCTTTATGAGCTTTCCATTTATCCTTACGGGGGCTCATCTGATAAAACGATAAAGGCGATACTGGATAGCTTCGTAATAGAGTAA